CCACCTGCATTACGCAACCATTCCTTACGTGGTTTTTCTACAACCTGGCTTAAGGTTTCCAGGCAACCTCGACAAATCATGCGCCCGTCATGCTCAGTCACACATTCTCGACAAAAAACGTTCTCGCACTCCGGGCATCTGGCAGCACCTTCGCGATCACCGTGATTCAGACATCGCTGCGCAGTAGGGATGACCGGTGGTTGCATAGATATGGAGGCTGAACAGTGTGCTGAGGAATGATAGTCTTTAGAACGTGCGAATAACGCGAGTATCGCATATCATATCATGCAAAGTTCTTTTTTCACTGTCCCAGGCACACATCAGATAGCCGATGCCCAATATGATACCACTTAAAATCGCGGCAAACGCTCGACCCGTGGCACGACCATAACCGACTCGCTCACCCTCGCTCGTACAAATTCTTAGCTTCAAAAGCTTCATCCCGGGTGTAGCCTGCATTTTGGACCCCAGGAAGCCTATCGCATAGGCAAAATTAATGACGACACCAACTAAAGAAGCGATCAGCTCGACCAAACCAAGAGCGTCGCCTCCGGAAGCTGCAGCAACCGCAAAACCCAGAATAAAACCAATTCCATACTGAACAACATTAAGTATTATACCATCAATAATAACAGCCCCGGCTCGTATCCAGAATCCGGCTAACTCTCCCTCAAGATTACCAAACTCCTGAACCGTGACCCCTTCCCTGACTTGCTGTAAGTATTGCTCCCGACAACTGGGACAAACCGTCTTATCGTTGCCAACTGGAATTAATGTCGATGCTTTGGTCAATGTTCCACAGTTAGGACAATGAACATCATTGTCCGTGAGGGGATGAGACGAAGTTGCTGCTCTTGGAGCATCCGGGACCTGACTGAGTGGCTGCCAATCAGCCATGCCTTCGCGCCAAACACGGGTCTCGGATTGAATTGTTCCGTTCGCAACCAGATTTGCAAAATCGGAGTCAGAGACCGGGCCTATTTGTTGGTCATTCAGAGCGTAATACCAGTTCATGAGTTGTGGCTATTGTGTTAGATTATTGTAGGGTTAAATTCAAAGTATGGGAGGAGCCCCCTCCGAATGCATTTGAGAGCCGGAAGGAGTATTTGCAGCGCGGGCTTTGACGAAGGCATCATCTAACACTTCCTGAGTCAAGGGGCCTTGAACCGACTCAACGATCTCCGTAACCTTGCGTATCAGCTTACGGGCCCGACGACGACCCGACACATTACGAAGGGGCACAATTTGGGCTGGAGTTTTGATAGCCAAAGAGCAAGTCCCACCCGCAATCACGGCAAAAAGTAATACCACGCCAAATATAATGGCGAAAACAACCCACATTCCAAGGACAGGAGATTGTGAGGCCATTGTAACAGCAACTCCAAGCAATGACGCCAGTAAACCAAGAGCAGTGATCAACATTGTGATACTCCCAGCTTTTGTCGGACAATAAATCAAAGCCTGAATATCCTTATAAAAGAGCCGCCGGTAAGACTCCTGATAGACACCTTCGACAACAAGAAAGTGGTCTTTGGCCTCATACAATCGCTGATAAGCTAATAATCCAGGACCGGCAAGTTTTGCATATTCTTTTTCTTTGGCCATCTGTTCTCAAGACGCTAACGCGATAAAAAAAGTAATCCAGCCACCTATCTGCAACAATGAGAGGATAATGGCGACAACATAGCGCCATCGGGAACGACGAAGAATACTAGTCGCTCCTTTCCTCCATTTGGCAAGGGCAATTCCCAAAGCGACTGGAGCAGTGATAATTGTGAACGGCCACATGAGCAGCGGGAAGACGGCCAGAGCACAAGAGATATCATCCCAGATAACGCGCTTGTTATTAAGCGTGAGATCGCCCTTTTCACGCAGGTCTTGAAGTGCCGTCAGACTAACAGTTTTTCCATTCCATTCAGTTTTACAAAGATCACAAATAAAGCGCCCGCTCACTTCACAAATTGAAGTCGCGGCAATATTGGGATGGAAAAAGCAGCTTGATTGTCCCTCCGTAAGTATGGGACTGGCCTCAGGTAGTACTTCATCACGGACCGCTGCTGGAAAAAGCTGAATATCATGCCCAACACCACTCGTATATTCGGCTGCATAGTCAGAAACAAAAGGACGATCAGGTAGCGGTATCCGATATCGACCATTCAAAGCTCTCAATTCAAACTCCATATGAAACACAGTTTTGGCAAAATACTAACAAATATACATTATAAAATCTTCTGTAGAGGCTGTAATGACACTGCGTTGGTAACCTTTTGTCAATTCATCCTTCCAGGAGGCCAAGATAGGGCTGAAATGCTTTCTCAGTTTCGCGGAAAAAACACGGTAAAGTCTGATATTCTGCAAAAACAGCCTGACACAGACTTATTGATAAAAAGAAGGAGGAAGATAACGCCCCTCCCACAGGAAGACGCTAATCATAAAATTGACCAACAGCCCCATTCTGACCGAAGCCTCAAGCGTCAGGATAACCAGTGCATATTTCAGGCCTAATGTACGCCGAAAGGCAAAGCCTGCCAGTGTCGCCAATAGCATGATAAACCCCTGCAAGGCCCCTTGTGGACTGAAAACAAGGATGAGCATATAGACCTTGTAAGCAAAGGCTCCACCAACCCAGATGACGGCCATCCAGGCCGGACCTACCTTGCCCGACTCAAGCGGGTGCAATCCATCGCGTATTTGCTTAATACCAATATAACGCTCGGCGATGACCAATTGGACCAAGTCGAAAATGATGAAAACTGGAGCAATGAGGGCCAGAAACACGCCGCAGAGCATGGACGTTAATCATCTCCGTGCAATCCTTCAATAGGGCAACAAGCAGATGAAACAACTCAACTTCTGCCTTCTCTCTTCCGGCTTCTGCCTCTAAACCCAAGAAGATGACTCCGAAATCATTCGCAATAGTCAACCTGGTCCTCCTGGCGGCAACATCCCCCTGGCCCTTCATCATGGGTAGCAATACCACCATCGGCGGATTGCCTGTGTGGGCTATATTTACCTTCGTTGCGAGCGCTGTCTATGCAGTCATTATTTCAATCTGCCTTGCACATTATTGGGACAAATGGGCGAAGTAACTTCCACTGAACCGTTGATTGGCCCTGGAGGACTTCTTTTGCTGGGGCTCTATCTGGCTTCGTTGATCGTCATTGGCGTTTTCGGGCGTATGGCGCGCAAATCCAATACCCTGGGTGACTTTTTCCTCGGTGGGCGCTCCTTTGGCTTTTTTGTTCTGCTACTCACACTTTACGCCACACAATACAGCGGAAACACTCTAATTGGCTTCGCGGGCAAAAGTTACCGAACGGGGTTTTCCTTCCTCATCAGCATCGCCTTTATGATGGGGGTCATTGGCGTTTATCTCGTCTTCGCTCCCAAGTTGTACCGACTGTCCCGAGAAGAAGGCTTTGTCACGCTGGGTGATTACATCCAACACCGCTTCAAAAATCGGACCCTGACTGTCTTAATCAGTATCTCGGGTATCGTTGCACTTTGTAACTTTCTCATCACAAACCTCAAAGCGATAGGAGAAATCACGGGCGAAGTGACTGGTGGGGTTGTCAGCCCGGCCATGGGCATTGCCGTGCTCGCTGTCATCATCATTATTTATGAAACCCTGGGTGGACTGCGTAGTGTTGCCTGGACTGATGTGATTCAGGGACTGATGCTCTTCTTTGGTGTCACTATTATATTCTCAGCTGTCATTGCCAGTTTGGGTGGACTTGAGAATGTGACTGCACGCCTCCATGAAGTACGCCCCGACTTCTGGGAAGCTCCCGGCCCATCCCAGATTGTAACCTGGATAAGCACCTTGATTGTCATCTCAGTCGGCATTGCCCTTTATCCTCAGGCCATCCAGCGCATCTATGCCGCGAAAGACTCACAGACGCTCAGGCGTGCGCTTACCGTCATGGTCTTCATGCCACTCCTTACAACGATACTGATGGTAAGCATTGGTGTCCTCGCCAACATTCCTTTTCCCGGATTGAGTAAAGCCGAAAGCGAAGGCGCCACCGTAATCATGCTGCAAAATGTTGCCGATGTTTTCCCCTCACTGACCTGGATTATTATTCTTTTTGTCGGAGCCGTCCTGGCCGCCATCATGTCGACCGCGGACTCAGCCATGCTCTCTATCGCATCATCCGTGACTCGTGACCTGATTCAACCCTTCAAAGAACAAATCACCGAAGCCAGCCTGACTCTGTTTGGCAAAGGGTTCTCATGGATCGTGATGACTGTCGCGACCATACTCGCCATCATACTTCCACAGAGCATCTGGGCCCTGGCCGAGATCAAACTGGAGCTCCTCGTCCAATGCGCCCCCGCGCTGTTGCTAGGCATCAATTCAGATCGCCTCGAGGCAAAGTCAGTCCTTGCCGGCTTCATTGCTGGAATGACTGTCACCCTCTTCTTTCTGCTCGGTGCTTTCTTTCATGAAGTTATCCCCAAACGGCCTTACGGTGTTCATGCAGGGATCTGGGGTCTTATTTTAAATCTCATTGTGATTACTTTTGCGCATCACTTTTCCAAACGACAAGCAGCTCAAGCCTGAGCTGTCAGCCCCATCCGCTCCATCCGAAAATTCGCAGGAGTGTTGCTGGTAAAGCGCTTGAAAGTCGTACAAAAAGCAGTCGCATTGGCAAAGCCACATTCCTCTGCGATTTGTTTAATCGGATCATTGGTTGAAGCCAGCCGAACCTTGGCCGCCCGTAGTCGCCGTGCAATTATAGCCTGATGTGGGGTCTCGCCAAATTGTTCCCGGAAACGTGTATGCAGATGCGGCACCGACCAGCCGGAGGCATCAGCAAGCATTTCAATGCTTAACGATTTATGATAGCCTTGATCAATCAACTCGGTCACTCGTTGAAGCGGGACTGGCAAGCGCTTGTTCTGCATGGTCCAGGCATAATATCGGGCACGAAAATGCAACTCAGCAAAGAGCGATTCGCAAAGTGTTTCGGATTCAAAGTCATCTGCGTAAGCCAGGACGATTGAACGCTCCGTAAA
The Rubellicoccus peritrichatus DNA segment above includes these coding regions:
- a CDS encoding RDD family protein, which codes for MNWYYALNDQQIGPVSDSDFANLVANGTIQSETRVWREGMADWQPLSQVPDAPRAATSSHPLTDNDVHCPNCGTLTKASTLIPVGNDKTVCPSCREQYLQQVREGVTVQEFGNLEGELAGFWIRAGAVIIDGIILNVVQYGIGFILGFAVAAASGGDALGLVELIASLVGVVINFAYAIGFLGSKMQATPGMKLLKLRICTSEGERVGYGRATGRAFAAILSGIILGIGYLMCAWDSEKRTLHDMICDTRVIRTF
- a CDS encoding sodium:solute symporter family protein, which translates into the protein MGEVTSTEPLIGPGGLLLLGLYLASLIVIGVFGRMARKSNTLGDFFLGGRSFGFFVLLLTLYATQYSGNTLIGFAGKSYRTGFSFLISIAFMMGVIGVYLVFAPKLYRLSREEGFVTLGDYIQHRFKNRTLTVLISISGIVALCNFLITNLKAIGEITGEVTGGVVSPAMGIAVLAVIIIIYETLGGLRSVAWTDVIQGLMLFFGVTIIFSAVIASLGGLENVTARLHEVRPDFWEAPGPSQIVTWISTLIVISVGIALYPQAIQRIYAAKDSQTLRRALTVMVFMPLLTTILMVSIGVLANIPFPGLSKAESEGATVIMLQNVADVFPSLTWIIILFVGAVLAAIMSTADSAMLSIASSVTRDLIQPFKEQITEASLTLFGKGFSWIVMTVATILAIILPQSIWALAEIKLELLVQCAPALLLGINSDRLEAKSVLAGFIAGMTVTLFFLLGAFFHEVIPKRPYGVHAGIWGLILNLIVITFAHHFSKRQAAQA
- a CDS encoding AraC family transcriptional regulator; this encodes MRTSVTNLSLFSVSHYHNPHGIDPNPRPISPQSATVELMTGGRGWLEHEGEWVEVLPGHLLWNIPGEATIGRSDYDDPYRCLSVAFRYDGVLDRNIPRISRWADIDEVRQFTERSIVLAYADDFESETLCESLFAELHFRARYYAWTMQNKRLPVPLQRVTELIDQGYHKSLSIEMLADASGWSVPHLHTRFREQFGETPHQAIIARRLRAAKVRLASTNDPIKQIAEECGFANATAFCTTFKRFTSNTPANFRMERMGLTAQA